The Euphorbia lathyris chromosome 8, ddEupLath1.1, whole genome shotgun sequence genome has a window encoding:
- the LOC136202733 gene encoding cell division cycle 20.2, cofactor of APC complex-like — translation MDAGFMSSSSSSSSSILKANSRFPLHEQRIQRRNSNSENLDRFIPNRSAMDMDFAHYMLTEGKKGKEENGLPCSPSTQAYRKQLAQTLNINRTRILAFKNKPPAPVELIPQQHLSSANLQPKPIKPRRHIPQSSERTLDAPDLVDDFYLNLLDWGSSNVLAIALGSTIYLWDASNGSTSGLVTMDDEIGPVTSVNWAPDGRHLAVGLNNSEVQLWDSASNRLLRKLKGGHRSRVGALAWNNHILTTGGMDGQVINNDVRIRSHIVETYRGHHQEVCGLKWSGSGQQLASGGNDNLVHIWDRSVASSTQWLHRLEDHTSAVKALAWCPFQGNLLATGGGGADRCIKFWNTHTGACLNSVDTGSQVCSLLWNKNERQLLSSHGLTQNQLTLWKYPSMVKMGELTGHTSRVLYMTQSPDGCTVATAAGDETLRFWNVFGVPEVAKAAPKASREPFSNLSRIR, via the exons ATGGATGCAGGATTCATgagctcttcttcttcttcttcctcctcgaTCTTGAAAGCAAATTCGAGATTCCCACTTCACGAGCAACGTATTCAGAGAAGGAATTCTAATAGTGAAAAT TTGGATAGATTTATACCGAATCGATCAGCTATGGATATGGATTTTGCACATTACATGTTAACGGAAGGTAAGAAAGGTAAGGAGGAAAATGGATTACCTTGCTCTCCATCAACTCAGGCTTACAGGAAGCAACTCGCACAAACTTTAAATATAAACAGGACTAGAATTCTAGCTTTTAAGAACAAACCTCCTGCTCCTGTTGAATTGATTCCTCAGCAACACCTTTCCTCAGCTAATCTCCAACCCAAACCTATCAAGCCTCGTAGACACATTCCTCAG AGTTCCGAGAGGACATTGGATGCCCCTGATCTTGTCGATGATTTCTATCTGAATTTGTTGGATTGGGGCAGCAGCAATGTTCTAGCCATAGCTCTAGGAAGCACAATATATTTATGGGATGCTTCTAATGGTTCTACATCAGGACTTGTGACTATGGATGATGAAATTGGTCCTGTTACTAGTGTGAATTGGGCTCCCGATGGTCGCCACTTAGCTGTTGGTTTGAACAACTCTGAAGTACAATTATGGGATTCTGCTTCTAACAGACTG CTAAGAAAACTGAAAGGTGGGCACAGATCAAGAGTAGGGGCATTGGCATGGAATAACCATATCCTTACAACAGGAGGAATGGATGGTCAAGTAATTAACAATGATGTGAGAATTAGATCACATATTGTTGAGACTTATAGAGGGCATCATCAAGAAGTGTGTGGGCTTAAATGGTCAGGTTCAGGGCAACAATTAGCAAGTGGAGGCAACGATAACCTTGTTCATATATGGGATAGATCTGTGGCGTCATCTACACAGTGGCTTCACAGACTTGAAGACCATACCTCTGCAGTTAAAGCTCTTGCTTGGTGTCCTTTCCAAGGAAATTTACTGGCTACCGGAGGAGGCGGTGCAGATAGGTGCATTAAGTTCTGGAATACACACACGGGTGCGTGCTTGAACTCAGTGGACACGGGGTCTCAGGTTTGCTCTTTGTTGTGGAATAAGAATGAGAGACAACTGCTTAGTTCTCATGGGCTCACTCAGAATCAGCTTACTCTGTGGAAATATCCATCCATGGTTAAAATGGGTGAACTCACTGGTCATACATCAAGAGTACTTTACATGACCCAGAGTCCGGATGGTTGTACTGTGGCCACTGCTGCAGGTGATGAAACACTTAGATTTTGGAATGTGTTCGGGGTTCCAGAGGTGGCTAAGGCAGCTCCAAAAGCAAGTAGGGAGCCATTTTCTAACTTGTCTCGAATCCGCTGA
- the LOC136204096 gene encoding ferric reduction oxidase 7, chloroplastic-like: protein MDQFSAQEPLLLNSGVKKTSLFVSSLKLIIKILIWAIFIAWVAFIFLYPTELGNGLFEKWIHATQGTLFGLSGSIFLFLSGPILLIAFLSIAQLIICGEEKFQQKKNLKRPSVRLWTFPVFVDGPLGVVSAAEFIGILLFGVYILWALYTYTLKNLSLISQLQLTGREEWCIWLIELTGLRLGMIGLFCMVFLFLPVARGSVLLRLIDIPFEHATRYHVWLGHLTMLLFTLHGLFYVIGWAMSGKLLHEILEWADVGIANLAGVISLLAGLCMWVTSLPGVRKWNFELFFYTHQLYVVFVLFLVFHVGDFIFSISAGAIFLFMLDRFLRFCQSRRTVEVVSAKSFPCGTVELVISKPENLRYNALSFIFLQIRELSWLQWHPFSVSSSPLDGKNHLAILIKVLGKWTDRLRGNIINISEKEATEPEDQHSELHSMITASVEGPYGHEVPYHLMYENLILVAGGIGISPFVAVLSDILHRIDEGAPCLPKNVLVAWAVKNSNEIPLLSTIDMESICPYFSDKLNLEIHIYVTRESDPQLEEGVVHQLTNSCISNASKGCGMSVLVGTGDNIWSGLYIAASTVGFIIFLGLLDVYYVNPYGIHSWWYKGLLFLASMVAGILVFGGSVVFFWHLWGQKTAAQEEYMEVGSKADKVQLNEYVANKNLRASSTMIQYGSRPDFKEIFGSVSKRWGHVDIGVIVCGPPTLQSSVAREIRSRNFMRESGDPVFHFNSHSFDL from the exons ATGGATCAATTCTCAGCTCAGGAACCTCTTCTTTTGAATAGTGGAGTAAAGAAGACATCTCTCTTTGTATCATCACTGAAATTGATTatcaagattttgatttgggcAATTTTCATTGCTTGGGTTGCTTTTATCTTTCTCTATCCTACTgaattaggcaatggattgttTGAGAAATGGATTCATGCTACCCAAGGAACCCTTTTTGGTCTTTCAG GAAGCATTTTCCTGTTTTTGAGTGGACCAATTCTTCTTATTGCATTTCTATCCATTGCACAACTTATCATTTGCGGGGAAGAGAAGTTCCAGCA GAAGAAGAATTTAAAGCGTCCAAGTGTCCGCTTATGGACATTTCCTGTTTTCGTCGATGGACCTTTGGGAGTTGTTTCTGCTGCCGAGTTCATTGGGATTCTCCTCTTTGGTGTGTATATTTTATGGGCTCTTTATACTTACACACTGAAGAATCTCAGCCTTATATCTCAGTTGCAGTTAACTGGTCGAGAGGAATGGTG CATTTGGCTGATAGAATTGACGGGGCTCCGACTTGGCATGATTGGATTATTTTGCATGGTGTTTTTGTTTCTTCCGGTTGCAAGAGGATCGGTTCTACTTCGCCTCATTGATATTCCTTTTGAGCATGCCACGCGATACCATGTATGGTTGGGACACTTAACAATGCTACTCTTTACCCTTCATGGGCTTTTTTACGTGATTGGATGGGCAATGAGCGGTAAACTCCTTCATGAA ATATTGGAGTGGGCAGATGTTGGCATTGCCAATCTTGCTGGAGTTATAAGCCTTTTGGCTGGACTTTGTATGTGGGTGACATCACTTCCTGGTGTGAGAAAGTGGAATTTCGAATTGTTCTTTTACACCCATCAACTATATGTGGTTTTTGTCCTCTTCTTGGTATTCCATGTTGGTGATTTTATTTTCAGCATATCTGCTGGTGCAATATTTCTTTTCATGCTCGATCGGTTTTTGAGATTTTGCCAATCACGAAGGACTGTTGAGGTAGTTTCAGCCAAGAGCTTTCCCTGTGGAACAGTAGAATTGGTCATTTCAAAACCAGAAA ATTTGAGGTACAATGCCCttagttttatttttcttcaaatTCGGGAACTATCATGGTTGCAATGGCATCCTTTCAGCGTCTCATCTAGTCCTTTGGATGGTAAAAATCATTTGGCAATTCTCATAAAGGTTCTCGGAAAGTGGACAGATAGGCTTAGAGgaaatatcatcaacatatccGAGAAGGAAGCAACAGAACCTGAGGACCAACATTCCGAGCTGCATTCCATGATTACAGCTTCTGTTGAGGGTCCATATGGGCATGAAGTACCGTACCACTTGAT GTATGAGAACCTCATTTTAGTAGCAGGTGGCATAGGCATTTCTCCTTTCGTTGCAGTCTTGAGTGATATTCTCCACCGTATTGATGAAGGCGCTCCGTGCTTACCAAAAAACGTATTGGTTGCTTGGGCTGTGAAAAATTCAAATGAGATTCCTCTTCTTTCAACCATTGACATGGAGTCAATTTGTCCCTATTTCTCAGACAAacttaatttggagattcaTATTTATGTTACTCGTGAATCAGATCCCCAATTG GAAGAGGGAGTAGTGCACCAGCTTACAAATTCTTGTATCTCCAATGCATCCAAGGGATGTGGTATGTCAGTATTGGTTGGCACCGGTGATAACATATGGTCCGGACTTTACATTGCTGCATCCACAGTAGGGTTCATTATTTTTCTAGGATTGTTAGACGTGTATTATGTGAACCCGTATGGCATACATTCATGGTGGTACAAAGGACTTCTTTTCTTGGCTAGCATGGTTGCTGGTATTCTTGTTTTCGGGGGTTCCGTGGTTTTTTTTTGGCATCTATGGGGTCAGAAAACTGCAGCTCAGGAGGAATATATGGAGGTCGGCTCTAAGGCTGACAAGGTGCAACTTAATGAATATGTAGCAAACAAGAATTTGCGTGCAAGTTCTACAATGATACAATATGGTTCAAGACCAGACTTCAAAG AAATTTTTGGATCTGTATCAAAGCGTTGGGGCCATGTTGATATAGGCGTCATTGTTTGTGGTCCTCCAACTCTTCAGTCAAGTGTAGCAAGAGAAATCAGGTCGAGAAATTTCATGAGAGAATCCGGTGACCCGGTTTTCCATTTTAACAGCCATAGCTTTGATTTGTAG